The following are encoded in a window of Thermoanaerobacter ethanolicus JW 200 genomic DNA:
- a CDS encoding diacylglycerol kinase, producing MKSRNLIDSFNYAIDGILHAFKTQRNMKIHFAIAILVLFFCLFLDLSRVEFVVILFTISLVLISEMINTAIETTIDMMVKNYNPLAKVAKNVAAGAVLISAINAILVAYLIFFDRVNPWTKIILLKLRESPIHITVISLLVVVFLTVILKVHFKEGTPMRGGMPSAHSAIAFATATAITFMTANAFIATLGFLLALMVAESRVEGKIHSFSQVFFGGLFGILITVLIFQIIK from the coding sequence GTGAAATCGAGAAATTTAATTGACAGCTTTAATTATGCGATAGATGGCATTTTACATGCTTTTAAAACCCAAAGAAACATGAAGATTCACTTTGCCATAGCAATATTGGTATTATTCTTTTGCCTTTTTTTGGACCTTTCCAGGGTAGAATTTGTGGTAATTTTATTTACAATTTCTTTAGTTTTAATTTCTGAAATGATAAATACGGCTATTGAAACCACAATTGACATGATGGTTAAAAATTATAATCCTTTGGCTAAGGTTGCGAAAAATGTAGCTGCAGGAGCAGTTCTTATATCCGCGATAAATGCCATTCTTGTAGCTTATTTAATATTTTTTGATAGAGTAAATCCTTGGACAAAAATAATTTTATTAAAGCTTAGAGAGTCACCCATTCATATCACAGTTATAAGTCTTTTAGTTGTAGTGTTTTTGACTGTAATTTTAAAGGTGCATTTTAAAGAAGGAACTCCTATGAGGGGAGGAATGCCCAGCGCTCATAGTGCTATTGCTTTTGCTACTGCGACAGCTATAACTTTTATGACAGCAAATGCTTTTATTGCCACTTTAGGTTTTTTACTTGCTCTTATGGTGGCTGAAAGCAGAGTAGAAGGTAAAATCCACTCTTTTTCTCAGGTATTTTTTGGAGGTTTATTTGGGATATTGATTACAGTGTTGATTTTTCAAATAATCAAATAA